A genome region from Mycolicibacterium litorale includes the following:
- a CDS encoding STAS domain-containing protein, translating to MPMPLTLETTRGGDGTVVLTAAGEIDLSNVDAFRQALAGATAEAGGEGGSLTVDLSAVDYLDSAAINVLFAASDKIDLIAAPLLMSILTVSGLAELVTITVLPEETS from the coding sequence ATGCCCATGCCTCTGACTCTGGAGACCACGCGTGGCGGCGACGGCACGGTGGTGCTGACCGCAGCGGGGGAGATCGATCTCAGCAACGTCGACGCCTTCCGCCAGGCGCTCGCGGGTGCCACCGCCGAGGCGGGCGGTGAAGGCGGGTCGCTCACCGTCGATCTCAGTGCGGTCGACTATCTGGACAGCGCTGCCATCAACGTCTTGTTCGCCGCGTCGGACAAGATCGATCTGATCGCTGCGCCTCTGCTGATGTCCATCCTCACCGTCAGCGGTCTGGCCGAGCTGGTCACCATCACGGTGCTGCCTGAGGAGACGAGTTGA
- a CDS encoding SpoIIE family protein phosphatase codes for MDDDRGETDPDTRGARDVLHEQLDELAAARHQLEQLVRVIVEISSDLDLDVTLHRIVSAAIELTGARCGALGIRGTDGELISFLRHGLDDDAVRRLSALPVGDGLRIDDLLASPYASEPVGDVPPLRALLAIPITVRGAHFGNLYIGDDRPDRVFTDSQEGAVRAVATAAAAAIDNARLFERERESARWTKASREITTALLSGNPQTGPLQLIVNRALELADAEQAILLIPKEPDLLADGPDTLVVAATAGRYASQVIGQEVPMDGSTTGGVARRGLPLITGAFEYPIEGFTDVGERSAIVIPLIADDTVLGVIAVARHPQQPPFGNDYLDLVSDFARHAAIALALAAGREHALNQELAQADTVDDAVHTAAEELRRLWRARRVLAVTFPAHGASTAPQVVSVGEPAQWADLPFDTQDMLDALRAGDLLTPVSTQPGMAGIALQHPAGVLVVWIELAEQRPFTLEDQTLLTVLAGRLGQGLQRVHQVDQQRETALALQHAILGPAELPRGFVVRYEAASRPLQVGGDWYDIVDLEDGRIALIVGDCVGHGLAAATVMGQVRSACRALLFENPSPSAALMGMDRFAARLPGAHGTTAVCAVLDPATGELVYSSAGHPPPILVDADGTTRTLDEGHTIALGVRPNWVRPEARTTIRARATLLLYTDGLVERRRKALIDGISRAAALFRDGRAATLDDLANRLMSGLAPVAGYQDDVVLLLYRRPAPLQLQFPAHVSHLAPTRTALREWLTGAEVDPVRTMDVLVAAGEAVANAIEHGHRDKPEGTVSLSATALVDEVHLTITDSGTWKPPKATPDLHRGRGVALMRGLMRDVTINAGAAGTTVHLSARIT; via the coding sequence ATGGACGACGACAGGGGGGAGACCGACCCGGACACGCGGGGCGCCCGCGACGTCCTGCACGAGCAGCTCGACGAACTCGCGGCGGCCCGCCACCAACTCGAACAACTCGTCCGTGTCATCGTCGAGATCAGTTCGGACCTGGACCTCGATGTGACCCTGCATCGGATCGTCAGTGCGGCCATCGAACTCACCGGCGCCCGGTGTGGGGCGCTGGGGATCCGCGGAACCGACGGAGAGCTAATCTCCTTCCTGCGCCACGGCCTCGACGACGACGCGGTGCGGCGGCTCAGCGCCTTGCCGGTGGGCGACGGTCTCCGCATCGACGACCTGCTCGCGTCGCCGTATGCGTCGGAGCCGGTCGGTGACGTCCCACCGCTACGGGCCCTCCTGGCTATACCCATCACGGTACGGGGAGCCCACTTCGGGAACCTCTATATCGGCGACGACAGACCTGACCGGGTGTTCACCGACTCGCAGGAAGGCGCCGTGCGGGCAGTGGCGACCGCGGCGGCCGCCGCCATCGACAACGCGCGGCTCTTCGAGCGCGAACGCGAATCCGCGAGATGGACGAAGGCCAGCCGCGAGATCACCACCGCCCTGTTGTCCGGCAATCCCCAGACGGGACCGTTACAGCTCATCGTGAACCGGGCATTGGAGTTGGCCGACGCCGAGCAGGCGATCCTGCTGATCCCGAAAGAACCGGATCTCCTCGCCGATGGTCCCGACACCCTGGTGGTCGCCGCCACGGCGGGCCGGTACGCCTCACAGGTCATCGGTCAGGAGGTCCCGATGGACGGGTCCACCACCGGAGGCGTCGCACGTCGTGGCTTACCGCTCATCACCGGCGCCTTCGAGTATCCGATCGAGGGCTTCACCGACGTCGGTGAGCGTTCGGCGATCGTGATCCCGCTCATCGCGGATGACACTGTCCTCGGCGTGATCGCCGTCGCCCGCCACCCTCAGCAGCCTCCGTTCGGCAACGATTATCTCGACCTCGTCAGTGACTTCGCTCGCCATGCGGCGATCGCGCTGGCGTTGGCCGCCGGTCGCGAACATGCGCTGAATCAGGAACTGGCGCAGGCCGATACCGTCGACGACGCGGTCCACACCGCTGCTGAGGAGCTGCGCCGGCTGTGGCGGGCGCGCCGCGTCCTGGCCGTCACCTTCCCCGCCCACGGTGCCTCCACGGCTCCTCAGGTGGTGTCCGTCGGCGAGCCCGCGCAGTGGGCCGATCTGCCGTTCGACACACAGGACATGCTCGACGCCCTGCGCGCCGGGGACCTCCTCACTCCGGTCTCGACTCAGCCCGGCATGGCGGGAATCGCGCTCCAGCACCCAGCTGGCGTCCTGGTCGTGTGGATCGAACTGGCCGAGCAGCGGCCGTTCACCCTCGAGGACCAGACCCTGCTCACCGTGCTGGCAGGTCGCCTCGGCCAAGGCCTGCAACGGGTGCACCAGGTCGACCAGCAACGTGAAACCGCGTTGGCGCTGCAGCACGCGATCCTCGGGCCCGCCGAACTGCCGCGCGGCTTCGTGGTGCGCTATGAGGCGGCCAGCCGGCCCCTCCAGGTCGGCGGTGACTGGTACGACATCGTCGATCTCGAGGATGGGCGCATCGCGTTGATCGTCGGCGACTGTGTCGGCCACGGCCTCGCCGCGGCGACCGTGATGGGTCAGGTGCGCAGCGCGTGCCGTGCGTTGCTGTTCGAGAATCCCAGTCCCAGCGCCGCTTTGATGGGGATGGATCGTTTCGCCGCGCGGCTTCCCGGCGCCCATGGCACCACGGCGGTTTGCGCGGTGCTCGATCCCGCCACCGGTGAGCTGGTGTACTCCAGTGCCGGGCACCCGCCGCCCATCCTGGTTGACGCCGACGGCACCACCCGGACCCTCGACGAAGGCCACACCATCGCGTTGGGCGTGCGACCCAACTGGGTCCGCCCCGAAGCCCGTACGACCATCCGGGCGCGCGCGACTCTGCTGCTCTACACCGACGGCCTGGTCGAACGCCGCCGCAAGGCGCTGATCGACGGGATCTCGCGCGCTGCTGCGCTTTTCCGGGACGGCCGCGCCGCCACGTTGGATGATCTGGCGAACCGGCTGATGTCCGGTCTCGCCCCGGTGGCCGGTTATCAGGATGATGTCGTTCTCCTGCTCTACCGCCGGCCCGCTCCGCTTCAGCTGCAGTTTCCCGCGCATGTCAGTCACCTCGCACCCACTCGCACTGCCCTGCGCGAGTGGTTGACCGGGGCGGAGGTGGACCCGGTTCGGACGATGGACGTGCTCGTGGCCGCGGGCGAAGCCGTTGCCAACGCCATCGAGCACGGCCACCGCGACAAGCCGGAGGGGACGGTGAGTCTCAGCGCGACCGCGCTGGTCGACGAGGTGCATCTGACCATCACCGACAGCGGGACATGGAAGCCCCCGAAAGCAACCCCCGACCTTCATCGCGGTCGGGGTGTCGCTCTCATGCGGGGCCTCATGCGCGATGTCACCATCAACGCCGGCGCTGCCGGAACCACTGTTCACCTGTCCGCGAGGATCACGTGA
- a CDS encoding glycoside hydrolase family 65 protein: MTARAEFQIAPWELRWCGFDLDVLPDIESIFALSNGHIGLRGNLDEGEPVGTPGTYLNGLYEHHELPYAEGGYGYPEDGQTIVNVTNGKTIQLFVQDAPMDMRYGRVIEHEHVLDFRTGTLRRDTIWASQTGRSVRIRSERLVSFTQRAVVAIRYEVEPLDSDLELVVQSDLLANEAVAPPGSDPRLAAALDRPLVAEFAAAQKRSAVLVHHTRRSGLRVASAMDHQLDNVPDNVCTVHAEQDLARMTVAVDLAKGDVLRMTKFVAYGWSSRRSTPALRAQVDAALAQAKQTGWDQLVARQREYLDAFWSHADIEIEGDVELQQAIRFALFQVLQAGARGESRPISAKGLTGTGYGGHAFWDTEIFVLPVLTHTMPEAAAAALRWRHSTLERAKRRARELAHRGAMFAWRTINGDECSGYWPAGTAAPHVTADIAYATAQYVASTGDEQFETDYGAELLVETARLWMSLGHHDSTGQFRIDGVTGPDEYTALVDNNLFTNLMAQHNLTEAVAVCARRPVEARRLGVTAQETAGWRDAATHMVVPYNPDLGVHEQSESFTRLAHWDFARTPPSSYPLLLHYPYFELYRTQVVKQADLTLAMYLRGDAFTAEEKTRNFEYYEALTVRDSSLSACGQGVLAAEVGHLQLAYDYLVETALIDLHNLHHNVSSGLHIAALAGTWMVCVAGFGGMRQRGTELTFAPALPNTLHRLKFRILWRGSCLAVDVTAREATYALQGGEPMALTHHGQPFTLGADPVTLPLPEPASPPEVTHPGNCAPYRRA; encoded by the coding sequence ATGACGGCCCGGGCTGAATTCCAGATCGCCCCGTGGGAACTGCGGTGGTGCGGTTTCGATCTCGACGTGTTGCCTGACATCGAGTCGATCTTCGCCCTTTCGAACGGTCACATCGGCCTGCGCGGAAACCTCGATGAAGGCGAGCCGGTCGGCACGCCCGGCACATACCTCAACGGGCTCTACGAACATCACGAATTGCCCTACGCGGAGGGCGGATACGGTTACCCCGAAGACGGGCAGACCATCGTGAACGTGACCAACGGCAAGACCATCCAGCTGTTCGTCCAAGACGCGCCGATGGACATGCGCTACGGCCGGGTGATCGAACACGAACACGTCCTGGACTTCCGCACGGGGACCCTGCGCCGGGACACCATCTGGGCCTCCCAGACCGGGCGGTCGGTGCGGATCCGATCGGAGCGGCTGGTCTCGTTCACCCAGCGCGCCGTGGTCGCGATCCGCTACGAGGTCGAGCCGCTGGACTCCGACCTGGAACTGGTCGTGCAGTCCGATCTGCTGGCCAACGAGGCGGTGGCCCCACCCGGCAGCGACCCGCGGCTCGCCGCTGCGCTCGATCGACCGCTCGTCGCGGAATTCGCTGCGGCCCAGAAGCGTTCGGCCGTGCTCGTCCATCACACCCGGCGGTCCGGATTACGCGTCGCGTCGGCCATGGATCACCAACTCGACAACGTGCCGGACAACGTGTGCACCGTGCACGCCGAACAGGATCTGGCGCGCATGACCGTCGCGGTCGACCTCGCCAAGGGCGACGTACTGCGCATGACGAAGTTCGTCGCATACGGATGGTCGAGCAGGCGGTCCACGCCGGCGTTGCGGGCGCAGGTGGATGCCGCGCTGGCCCAGGCGAAGCAGACCGGCTGGGACCAACTGGTGGCGCGGCAACGCGAATATCTGGACGCGTTCTGGTCGCACGCCGACATCGAGATCGAAGGGGACGTGGAACTGCAGCAGGCGATCCGGTTCGCACTGTTCCAGGTCCTGCAGGCCGGCGCGCGGGGCGAGAGCCGGCCCATCTCGGCGAAGGGCCTCACCGGCACCGGATACGGCGGACACGCCTTCTGGGACACCGAGATCTTCGTTCTGCCGGTGCTGACCCACACGATGCCGGAGGCGGCGGCCGCGGCGCTGCGCTGGCGACACTCCACGCTGGAGCGGGCCAAACGGCGGGCCCGTGAACTCGCCCACCGGGGAGCGATGTTCGCCTGGCGGACCATCAACGGTGACGAATGCTCCGGGTATTGGCCGGCGGGTACCGCGGCGCCGCATGTGACGGCCGACATCGCCTACGCCACAGCGCAATACGTCGCGTCGACGGGAGACGAACAGTTCGAGACCGACTACGGCGCGGAGCTGTTGGTCGAGACCGCGCGCCTGTGGATGAGCCTCGGCCACCATGATTCGACCGGACAGTTCCGTATCGACGGCGTCACCGGCCCCGACGAGTACACGGCGCTCGTGGACAACAATCTGTTCACCAACCTGATGGCGCAGCACAACCTCACCGAGGCGGTCGCCGTGTGCGCGCGCCGCCCGGTGGAGGCTCGTCGGCTCGGCGTCACGGCCCAGGAGACCGCGGGATGGCGCGACGCCGCGACGCACATGGTGGTGCCGTACAACCCGGACCTCGGGGTGCACGAGCAGTCGGAGAGCTTCACCCGGCTGGCGCACTGGGATTTCGCGCGGACTCCGCCCTCGTCGTATCCGCTTCTGTTGCACTACCCGTACTTCGAGCTGTACCGCACCCAGGTGGTGAAACAGGCCGACCTCACGCTGGCGATGTATCTGCGGGGCGACGCCTTCACCGCCGAAGAGAAAACCCGCAACTTCGAGTATTACGAAGCGTTGACGGTCCGGGATTCCTCGTTGTCGGCGTGCGGGCAGGGCGTCCTGGCGGCCGAGGTGGGCCACCTACAGCTCGCCTACGACTACCTGGTCGAGACGGCCTTGATCGACCTGCACAACCTGCACCACAATGTGTCCAGCGGCCTGCACATCGCGGCCCTGGCCGGAACCTGGATGGTCTGCGTGGCGGGGTTCGGCGGAATGCGGCAACGCGGAACCGAGTTGACGTTCGCCCCGGCGCTCCCGAACACGCTGCACCGTCTGAAGTTCCGGATCCTCTGGCGCGGCAGCTGTCTGGCGGTAGACGTGACCGCCCGTGAGGCCACCTATGCGCTGCAGGGCGGCGAGCCGATGGCCCTCACCCACCACGGACAGCCGTTCACGCTCGGCGCGGACCCCGTCACGTTGCCGCTGCCGGAGCCCGCGTCACCGCCGGAGGTCACGCACCCGGGGAACTGCGCGCCGTACCGGAGAGCGTGA
- a CDS encoding SHOCT domain-containing protein yields the protein MDWGPTWDFLWHFLIIFAWIAYLLVLFQILVDLFWRDHKTSGWMKAIWVFFLIVFPWLTALIYLIARGRGMAERAREAAVASKQATDDYIREVAGRSPTQEIADAKALLDDGAITQGEFESLKAKVLSQAP from the coding sequence ATGGACTGGGGGCCTACGTGGGATTTTCTGTGGCACTTCCTGATCATCTTCGCGTGGATCGCGTATCTGCTCGTCCTGTTCCAGATCCTGGTGGACTTGTTCTGGCGTGACCACAAGACGTCGGGCTGGATGAAGGCCATCTGGGTCTTCTTCCTGATCGTGTTCCCATGGCTGACCGCGCTGATCTATCTGATCGCTCGCGGCAGAGGCATGGCCGAACGCGCGCGGGAGGCGGCCGTCGCCAGTAAACAGGCGACCGACGACTACATCCGCGAGGTCGCGGGCCGGTCGCCCACACAGGAGATCGCCGACGCCAAGGCGCTCCTGGACGACGGGGCGATCACGCAGGGAGAATTCGAATCGCTGAAGGCGAAAGTGCTCAGCCAGGCGCCATGA
- a CDS encoding SLC13 family permease: MSDATLSLVIVGVAVALFIWNRLPVEVVAIGVALVLFFTGLVDTRTLFSGFGDAVIVFIASLFVVSEGLGASGVTAWVSDRLARLAGQGYARLLVTVLTIGAVVSAVITVNGAAAALVPVTVAVARRARIRPSKVLIPLAFGCSAGALLTLGGSPVNVLIFEASRDRGEGGFGYFEFALIGVPLVLVTIAVAVVFGNRLLPDRESTTLPSDFSDYLPRIVEHWGLDRRLFRLTVGEGSAALDVPVRDLVAGRDGVTLVATETRAGRVADDGHRLAPADVLVVEGDDDAVAAFAGQAGCSVDDVAGRSYDKLVGRESGLAELAVPPRSDRLGEKVFPGHTWDGLTVLSVHRMNADVGTRVVELAQGDAILVHGRWSAIDRLTGSGMLVVDTTEDVRRQTVALDHSALRALAVLAMMVGLLISGAMPPAVAALLAALATVALRVVRTEQVYRAIPWQTIILIGALIPLSTAIQTSGAAELIAAPIVELAGNRSPYLVLTVVFVLTALLGQFISNVATVLVVVPIAVAAATESGISVQAMLMLVALAGAASLLTPIATPANMIVLNPGGYRFSDYWRLGIVTMMAWYVVAMLVVPLFWPLR, encoded by the coding sequence ATGTCCGACGCAACACTGAGCCTGGTGATCGTCGGCGTCGCCGTCGCGTTGTTCATCTGGAACCGGCTTCCGGTCGAGGTGGTCGCGATCGGTGTCGCGTTGGTGCTCTTCTTCACCGGTCTGGTCGACACCCGAACCCTCTTCAGCGGATTCGGCGACGCGGTCATCGTCTTCATCGCATCGCTCTTCGTGGTCAGCGAAGGCCTTGGCGCATCCGGTGTCACCGCGTGGGTCAGTGATCGGCTGGCCCGCCTGGCCGGACAGGGCTACGCCCGGCTGCTGGTCACCGTCTTGACGATCGGCGCTGTCGTCAGCGCCGTGATCACCGTCAACGGGGCGGCCGCGGCGCTGGTTCCGGTGACGGTGGCGGTGGCCCGCCGCGCCCGGATCCGGCCGTCAAAAGTGCTGATCCCGTTGGCGTTCGGCTGCAGCGCGGGAGCGCTGCTCACCCTCGGCGGCAGTCCGGTCAACGTCCTCATCTTCGAGGCGTCCCGCGACCGCGGCGAGGGCGGTTTCGGCTATTTCGAGTTCGCGCTCATCGGTGTGCCGCTCGTGCTGGTGACCATCGCGGTCGCCGTGGTTTTCGGGAACCGCCTCCTGCCCGATCGGGAGTCGACGACGCTGCCGAGCGACTTCAGTGACTACCTGCCGCGCATCGTCGAACACTGGGGGCTGGACCGGCGGCTGTTCCGGCTGACGGTGGGTGAGGGGTCAGCGGCGCTCGACGTGCCGGTACGCGACCTCGTCGCGGGGCGCGACGGGGTCACGCTGGTGGCCACCGAGACCCGCGCGGGCCGGGTGGCCGACGATGGTCACCGCCTCGCACCCGCTGACGTGCTCGTCGTCGAAGGCGACGACGACGCCGTCGCCGCGTTCGCGGGCCAGGCCGGGTGTTCGGTCGACGACGTGGCCGGCCGGTCGTACGACAAACTGGTGGGGCGCGAGTCCGGCCTCGCCGAGCTGGCCGTCCCGCCACGGTCGGACCGATTGGGAGAGAAGGTGTTTCCCGGACACACCTGGGACGGGCTGACCGTGCTCTCGGTACACCGGATGAACGCCGATGTGGGCACCCGCGTGGTCGAACTCGCCCAGGGCGACGCGATCCTGGTCCATGGCCGGTGGTCTGCCATCGACCGGTTGACCGGCTCGGGCATGCTCGTCGTCGATACGACCGAAGACGTTCGCCGTCAGACGGTGGCGCTCGACCATTCGGCACTCCGGGCGCTGGCCGTGCTCGCCATGATGGTCGGTTTACTGATATCAGGCGCCATGCCGCCGGCCGTGGCGGCGTTGCTCGCCGCGCTGGCGACGGTGGCGTTGCGGGTGGTGCGTACCGAACAGGTGTACCGCGCGATCCCTTGGCAGACCATCATTCTCATCGGCGCACTGATCCCGTTGTCCACGGCCATCCAGACCAGTGGAGCGGCCGAGCTGATCGCCGCCCCGATCGTCGAACTGGCGGGCAATCGCAGCCCGTATCTCGTGCTCACGGTCGTGTTCGTGCTCACCGCACTGCTCGGGCAGTTCATCTCCAATGTGGCGACGGTGCTGGTCGTGGTCCCTATCGCGGTGGCGGCCGCCACCGAGAGCGGCATCTCGGTGCAGGCGATGCTGATGCTGGTGGCGCTGGCCGGCGCGGCGTCGCTGCTGACTCCGATTGCCACGCCGGCCAACATGATCGTGCTGAACCCCGGCGGCTACCGGTTCAGCGACTACTGGCGGCTCGGGATCGTCACCATGATGGCGTGGTACGTGGTCGCCATGCTGGTGGTCCCGTTGTTCTGGCCGCTGCGTTGA
- a CDS encoding L-lactate dehydrogenase, with the protein MGSVGTAIAYACLIRGSAGALALYDINSKKVRAELLDLNHGSQFVPHCPITGSDDIAVTAGSRIVIVTAGAKQDQGQTRLDLATTNVAMAQALTPELFEHSPGAIIIFVTNPVDVVTYAAVTAAGTDDGRIFGSGTVLDSSRFRYLIAQRADLAVANVHGFIIGEHGDSQIPLWSSVSIGGVPAENFRVDGNVVFDEPTRNAISAEVVNAAYEVIAGKGATSLAIGLSTARIVEAILGDQHRVLPVSTVQRGAYEISDVCLSLPTVVTAAGAGRVLEVPLSVSELLSLQASAATLKQAQASLGL; encoded by the coding sequence ATGGGCAGCGTCGGCACCGCCATCGCCTATGCCTGTCTGATCCGGGGGTCCGCCGGGGCGTTGGCGCTCTACGACATCAACAGCAAGAAGGTCCGCGCGGAACTGCTCGACCTCAACCACGGCAGCCAGTTCGTGCCGCACTGTCCGATCACCGGATCCGACGACATCGCGGTCACCGCCGGCTCGAGGATCGTCATCGTCACGGCCGGAGCCAAACAAGACCAAGGCCAGACGCGATTGGACCTGGCGACCACGAATGTCGCGATGGCCCAGGCGTTGACGCCGGAGCTCTTCGAGCACTCGCCCGGCGCGATCATCATCTTCGTCACCAACCCGGTCGACGTCGTCACCTACGCCGCCGTCACCGCGGCGGGCACCGACGACGGACGCATCTTCGGTTCCGGAACGGTGTTGGACTCCAGCAGATTTCGTTACCTCATCGCCCAGCGGGCCGACCTCGCCGTCGCCAACGTGCACGGGTTCATCATCGGCGAGCACGGCGACTCACAGATACCCCTGTGGTCGAGTGTCTCGATCGGCGGGGTGCCTGCCGAGAACTTCCGCGTCGACGGCAACGTGGTGTTCGACGAGCCCACGCGCAACGCAATCTCCGCCGAAGTGGTCAACGCCGCCTACGAGGTTATCGCCGGCAAGGGGGCGACGAGCCTGGCCATCGGGTTGTCGACCGCCCGCATCGTCGAGGCGATCCTGGGTGACCAGCACCGTGTGTTGCCGGTGTCGACGGTGCAGCGCGGCGCCTACGAGATCAGCGATGTCTGCCTGTCGCTGCCGACCGTGGTGACGGCCGCCGGCGCGGGCCGGGTGCTCGAAGTACCGCTGTCGGTGTCCGAACTGCTGAGCCTGCAGGCGAGCGCCGCGACCCTCAAACAGGCCCAGGCGTCGCTGGGCCTGTGA
- a CDS encoding acyltransferase family protein, producing MVDFLRAASICVVVLWHWTLSITHWDGDYTLVMPNPIGYVPGKWAATWVLQVMPVFFFVGGYANLAGWDAVTRAGGSAASFIGARMRRLLAPLLPFLAVWLAFDLVLQATGRRSVLEWGIVVFVPLWFIGVYAGVVALVPFTARLHRAWGWRVPAVLAALVLASDVLRLGPGWGGFAPALIGSACVWLFCHQIGYFWRDGTLVKAGRLGAAAVATAGFVGLVVLTTFGPYSRSMVAVQGEDTSNMFPTTAPITALATFQLGLVMLARPRLNAWLQRRGPWRAVVAANGVTMPVFTWHMTALVVFLWFYERAGFALSSEPTATWWLTRPVWIVGPGLVLAVILAMLAGSRLAVRRLRRPS from the coding sequence GTGGTCGACTTCCTGCGGGCCGCCAGCATCTGCGTTGTCGTGCTGTGGCACTGGACGCTGTCGATCACCCACTGGGACGGTGACTACACGCTCGTCATGCCCAATCCCATCGGCTACGTGCCCGGTAAGTGGGCGGCGACGTGGGTGCTGCAGGTGATGCCCGTGTTCTTCTTCGTCGGCGGCTACGCCAACCTCGCGGGCTGGGACGCGGTGACCCGCGCCGGAGGGAGCGCCGCGAGCTTCATCGGGGCGCGGATGCGGCGGCTGCTGGCGCCGCTGCTGCCCTTCCTCGCCGTGTGGCTGGCCTTCGACCTGGTGCTGCAGGCCACCGGCCGGCGCAGCGTGCTCGAGTGGGGAATCGTGGTGTTCGTCCCACTCTGGTTCATCGGCGTCTACGCCGGCGTCGTCGCCCTGGTGCCGTTCACGGCGCGCCTGCACCGGGCCTGGGGGTGGCGGGTGCCCGCCGTCCTCGCCGCGCTGGTCCTGGCATCGGACGTCCTGCGGCTGGGGCCGGGGTGGGGCGGGTTCGCCCCGGCACTGATCGGTTCGGCGTGCGTGTGGCTGTTCTGCCACCAGATCGGCTACTTCTGGCGCGACGGCACGCTGGTCAAGGCCGGCCGACTCGGGGCGGCGGCGGTCGCCACGGCGGGATTCGTCGGCCTCGTCGTCCTCACGACGTTCGGGCCGTACTCCCGCTCGATGGTCGCCGTGCAGGGCGAGGACACCAGCAACATGTTCCCGACCACCGCCCCCATCACGGCGCTCGCGACGTTCCAACTCGGACTCGTGATGCTCGCCCGTCCCCGGCTCAACGCATGGTTGCAGCGCCGCGGACCCTGGCGGGCGGTCGTCGCCGCGAACGGGGTGACCATGCCGGTGTTCACCTGGCACATGACCGCTCTCGTGGTGTTCCTGTGGTTCTACGAGCGGGCCGGGTTCGCGTTGTCCAGCGAGCCGACCGCGACGTGGTGGCTCACCCGTCCGGTGTGGATCGTGGGCCCGGGCCTGGTGCTCGCGGTCATCCTGGCGATGCTGGCCGGGAGTCGGCTTGCCGTGCGCCGATTGCGGCGACCGTCCTGA